Proteins found in one Arthrobacter pascens genomic segment:
- the gltX gene encoding glutamate--tRNA ligase has protein sequence MTTASASTAASVPSVTADTPVRVRFCPSPTGTPHVGLIRTALFNWAHAKHTKGTFVFRIEDTDAARDSEESYQQLLEALKWLGITWEEGVEVGGPHEPYRQSQRLDLYKDVVAKLLEAGYAYECYSSPEEVEARHRAAGRDPKLGYDNFDRELTEEQLAAFKAEGRKPVLRVRMPDEDVVFTDLVRGDITFKAGSIPDYVIVRADGSPLYTLVNPVDDALMGITHVLRGEDLLSSTPRQVVLIRYLISIGVAGYLPLFGHLPYVMGEGNKKLSKRDPQSNLFLLRDRGFIPEGLLNYLSLLGWSLSADEDIFTVDQLIEYFDVQDVLANPARFDIKKAEAINGTHIRMLNPEDFRGRLVPYLRTAGFVGEQLTARQEEILTEAAPLIQERVTLLGEAPEMLGFLFKADDAIDIADDARKGLPANLTEVLDAALAALEPVPDWTPENIQTALKQALVEDLGIKPRLAFGPVRTAISGRRISPPLFESMVILGKDSSLSRLRTFRG, from the coding sequence ATGACTACTGCTTCTGCCTCGACTGCTGCCTCCGTTCCGTCCGTCACTGCCGATACTCCGGTGCGCGTCAGGTTCTGCCCCTCACCCACTGGAACACCGCACGTAGGCCTCATCCGGACAGCCCTGTTCAACTGGGCCCACGCCAAGCACACCAAGGGCACGTTCGTGTTCCGGATCGAGGACACGGACGCGGCACGTGACTCGGAAGAGAGCTACCAGCAGCTGCTGGAGGCCCTGAAGTGGCTGGGAATCACGTGGGAAGAGGGCGTGGAGGTTGGCGGCCCGCACGAGCCGTACCGGCAGTCGCAGCGGCTGGACCTCTACAAGGACGTCGTCGCCAAGCTCCTTGAGGCCGGTTACGCCTACGAATGCTATTCCTCCCCGGAGGAAGTCGAAGCGCGCCACCGTGCCGCCGGCCGCGACCCCAAGCTCGGCTACGACAATTTCGACCGCGAGCTCACCGAAGAGCAGCTCGCGGCCTTCAAGGCCGAGGGACGCAAGCCTGTCCTGCGCGTCCGGATGCCTGACGAGGACGTTGTCTTCACCGACCTGGTCCGGGGCGATATCACATTCAAAGCTGGCAGCATCCCGGACTACGTCATCGTCCGCGCAGACGGCTCACCCTTGTACACGCTCGTTAACCCCGTGGACGATGCCCTGATGGGGATCACCCACGTGCTGCGCGGTGAGGACCTCCTTTCCTCCACGCCGCGGCAGGTAGTGCTGATCCGCTACCTCATTTCAATCGGCGTCGCTGGCTACCTGCCGCTGTTTGGCCACCTCCCGTACGTGATGGGCGAGGGCAACAAGAAGCTGTCCAAGCGCGACCCGCAGTCCAATCTTTTCCTCCTTCGCGACCGAGGGTTCATTCCCGAGGGCCTGCTGAACTACCTCTCACTGCTGGGCTGGAGCCTGTCGGCCGACGAAGACATCTTCACCGTGGACCAACTGATTGAATACTTCGATGTCCAGGATGTGCTGGCAAACCCGGCTCGGTTCGACATCAAAAAGGCGGAGGCCATCAACGGCACCCACATCCGCATGCTCAACCCCGAAGACTTCCGGGGCCGGCTTGTCCCGTACCTGCGGACCGCCGGCTTCGTGGGGGAGCAGCTCACGGCACGCCAGGAGGAGATCCTCACGGAAGCTGCACCCCTTATCCAGGAACGCGTGACCCTGCTGGGCGAAGCGCCGGAGATGCTCGGGTTCCTGTTCAAAGCCGACGATGCAATCGACATCGCCGACGATGCCAGGAAGGGACTGCCGGCGAACCTGACCGAGGTTTTGGACGCCGCACTGGCGGCCCTTGAGCCTGTCCCGGATTGGACGCCGGAAAACATCCAGACGGCCCTGAAGCAGGCGCTCGTGGAGGACCTCGGCATCAAGCCCCGGCTGGCTTTCGGACCGGTGCGCACTGCCATCTCCGGACGCCGCATCTCACCGCCGCTGTTTGAATCCATGGTGATCCTGGGCAAGGACTCTTCCCTGAGCCGGCTCCGTACCTTCCGCGGCTGA
- a CDS encoding HAD family hydrolase — protein MTDTDKGATGVLKSRFGTIRGVLFDIDDTLVDLEYAMTTALREVSEHLLPGLDQPGWERFGRIFTHETTHYYDRYLAGELTFNDQRLLRGRAALGHFGVELADGEEAHQWLSAYGRVQPGYVKAFEDVAPLLDALDAAGVPYGAVSNNVHDYQRAKLDGAGLDRIKRLVGTDTVGVAKPEPAIYLEGVRLLGTVPADTLYVGDNRLLDAEGSTTAGLLGVWLNRVGEPREDFKGPMISSLEQIYA, from the coding sequence ATGACCGATACCGATAAGGGGGCTACCGGAGTTCTGAAGTCACGCTTCGGGACCATCCGGGGTGTCCTCTTCGACATTGATGACACCCTGGTTGACCTCGAATACGCCATGACCACCGCCCTGCGCGAGGTCAGCGAACACCTCCTGCCCGGTCTGGACCAGCCCGGGTGGGAGCGTTTCGGCAGGATCTTCACGCACGAAACCACGCACTACTACGACAGGTACCTGGCAGGCGAGCTAACGTTCAACGACCAGCGCCTTCTGCGGGGCCGGGCCGCCCTGGGCCACTTCGGCGTGGAGCTTGCCGACGGCGAAGAGGCCCATCAATGGCTGTCCGCTTATGGGCGCGTCCAGCCCGGCTACGTTAAAGCCTTCGAGGATGTTGCCCCGCTCCTTGACGCCCTTGACGCTGCCGGAGTTCCCTATGGCGCGGTGAGCAACAACGTCCACGACTACCAGCGGGCCAAACTGGACGGCGCCGGCCTGGACCGGATCAAACGCCTGGTCGGCACCGACACTGTTGGAGTGGCCAAGCCGGAGCCGGCGATCTACCTCGAAGGCGTCCGCCTCCTGGGGACTGTCCCGGCGGACACCCTGTACGTGGGTGACAACAGGCTGCTGGACGCGGAGGGGTCGACAACGGCCGGACTGTTGGGGGTCTGGCTCAACAGGGTGGGGGAGCCTCGGGAGGACTTCAAGGGTCCGATGATCTCATCGCTGGAGCAGATCTACGCTTAG